The Juglans microcarpa x Juglans regia isolate MS1-56 chromosome 8S, Jm3101_v1.0, whole genome shotgun sequence genome has a window encoding:
- the LOC121244759 gene encoding egg cell-secreted protein 1.1 yields the protein MAYTSFILFFLTVSLALSMASMAVMSRPLGTSTTSTTPSLRARLKLDDGDHDQSPVNCWDSLLEISTCSAELINFFFNLGDQESTYNLRPSCCQAIRVIGSQQCWPEMFGFLGFTTEEGDILQGYCDALAHMINPTTPSPPSVSPNKIMQTENLVP from the coding sequence ATGGCTTATACttctttcattctcttctttttaaCCGTTTCTCTAGCTTTGAGCATGGCATCAATGGCCGTCATGTCCCGACCATTGGGCACcagtactactagtactaccCCAAGCCTCAGGGCTCGATTAAAACTGGATGATGGTGATCATGATCAATCTCCAGTTAACTGCTGGGACTCTTTGCTTGAGATCTCTACATGCAGCGCGGAGcttataaatttcttctttaatcttGGGGATCAGGAGAGTACTTATAATTTACGCCCCAGCTGTTGCCAAGCCATCCGAGTCATTGGATCACAGCAATGCTGGCCTGAGATGTTTGGTTTCCTCGGATTTACCACGGAAGAGGGTGATATTCTCCAGGGCTACTGCGATGCGCTTGCCCACATGATCAATCCCACAACACCATCGCCGCCATCGGTTTCACCTAACAAAATTATGCAGACAGAAAACTTGGTTCCTTAA
- the LOC121244913 gene encoding abscisic stress-ripening protein 1-like, translating into MAEEKHHHHGLFHHKDEEKPVDNVYSDVAYCCGHGQYSETTEVIAVTTEPDQVDYEKEKKHHKHLEEVGKLGAAAAGAYALYEKHEAKKDPEHGHRHKIQEEVAAAAAVGAGGFAFHERHEKKEAKEEEEEAHGKKHHHLFG; encoded by the exons ATGGCTGAGGAAAAGCACCACCACCATGGCCTCTTCCACCACAAGGATGAAGAAAAGCCCGTCGACAATGTCTACTCGGACGTCGCTTATTGCTGCGGCCACGGCCAGTACTCCGAGACTACAGAAGTGATTGCTGTCACCACCGAGCCTGATCAGGTCGACTACGAGAAGGAAAAGAAGCACCACAAGCATCTCGAGGAGGTTGGCAAGCTTGGTGCTGCCGCAGCTGGCGCTTATGCCTTG TATGAGAAGCATGAGGCGAAGAAAGACCCGGAGCATGGCCACAGGCACAAGATACAAGAGGAGGTTGCAGCAGCAGCTGCAGTTGGGGCCGGTGGTTTCGCCTTCCACGAGCGTCATGAGAAGAAAGAGGcaaaggaagaggaggaagaggctCATGGAAAGAAGCACCACCATCTTTTTGGTTAG
- the LOC121244863 gene encoding protein SET DOMAIN GROUP 41 produces MPCSLKAEMEMEMEMRGREDIEMGQDITPPVPPLSYSLHDSFLLSHCSACFSPLPIRPTFPHIPLPLPPHLLSYCSPRCSSSDSPLHFSSSEFHLLRSHPSSFGESCDLRAALRFLHSLPASCRSVPNGRLAGLLTNRDKLLARTGYDEEFVERIRDGARVMAEARKMREGYASSEPNDFVLEEAALCLVLTNAVEVQDDSGRTLGIAVYDPSFSWINHSCSPNASYRFFLSSPPPCCAQARLRIVPCARHGLETQIESGVCSISELSYGEMRENNGPKVVVRSIKRIKKGEEVTVAYTDLLHPKEMRQSELWSKYRFICCCRRCSSSHLTYVDHILQEVYPASLQSSSLLSGQDIYIDGAIESLTDHINDAITEYLESGDSESCCKKLEDMLTQGLLYEQLGGREEKSQSVFKLHPLHYLSLNAYTTLVSAYKVRASDLLTLYSGMEEHHLEALDLSRISAAYSLLLAGATHHLFQSEPSLIASVANFWIGAGESLLTLARSSVWSIIVKPGLPATNLSYTLSKYICSKCSLMQKFIAILHHREAQSTDLENISSEFFDCVTNITQTVWDFLIHRCQYLRAVKDPIEFSWLGARKDFSTRDIQPHLRSSAVVSYHGDEGSFSVCEAHTCIFQVGVHCLLFGGYLACICYGRHSYLITHIHNILDPEGCLINRFHETDK; encoded by the exons ATGCCGTGCAGTTTGAAAGcagagatggagatggagatggagatgagaGGTAGGGAGGATATAGAAATGGGGCAAGACATTACCCCACCAGTCCCTCCTCTCTCTTACTCCCTCCACGATTCCTTCCTCCTCTCTCACTGCTCCGCCTGCTTCTCCCCTCTCCCTATTCGCCCCACCTTTCCCCATAttcccctccctctccctccccacCTCCTCTCCTACTGCTCCCCTCGCTGCTCCTCTTCCGATTCCCCCCTCCATTTTTCTAGCTCCGAATTCCACCTCCTCCGATCCCATCCCTCATCATTCGGAGAATCCTGTGACCTCCGCGCCGCCCTCCGCTTCCTTCATTCCCTCCCCGCCTCGTGTCGCTCCGTCCCAAACGGACGGCTCGCCGGCTTGCTCACCAACCGCGACAAGCTGCTCGCGAGGACTGGCTATGACGAAGAGTTTGTTGAGAGAATTCGCGATGGCGCTAGAGTCATGGCCGAGGCGAGGAAGATGAGAGAGGGCTATGCGTCCTCGGAGCCAAACGACTTCGTTTTGGAGGAGGCGGCGCTGTGCCTGGTGCTAACGAACGCCGTGGAGGTGCAGGATGACTCGGGGCGAACCCTCGGTATTGCTGTTTACGACCCCAGCTTCTCTTGGATCAATCACAGCTGCTCCCCCAACGCTTCTTACCGGTTTTTTCTGTCCTCTCCACCTCCTTGTTGCGCTCAAGCGAGGCTTAGGATTGTCCCATGCGCCCGCCATGGCCTAGAAACTCAA ATAGAGAGTGGTGTTTGTAGCATTAGTGAATTATCATATG GTGAGATGAGGGAGAATAATGGTCCAAAAGTTGTTGTTAGGAGTATTAAGAGGATAAAGAAAGGGGAGGAAGTGACTGTTGCTTACACTGACTTGTTGCATCCTAAG GAAATGAGGCAATCTGAGTTATGGTCAAAGTATCGGTTTATCTGCTGTTGTAGGCGATGTAGTTCTTCACATCTGACCTATGTGGATCACATTCTGCAA gaAGTTTATCCTGCTAGTCTTCAATCTTCCAGTTTACTTTCTGGTCAAGACATCTATATTGACGGTGCAATTGAAAGCTTGACTGATCATATTAATGATGCTATAACTGAATATCTGGAAAGTGGTGATTCAGAATCATGTTGCAAGAAGCTTGAGGACATGCTCACTCAAGGTCTCCTTTACGAGCAGCTAGGAGGCAGGGAAGAAAAATCTCAGTCAGTCTTCAAGTTGCATCCCCTGCACTACCTCTCTCTAAATGCCTATACAACACTGGTTTCGGCATATAAAGTCCGTGCAAGTGACTTGTTGACTCTATATTCTGGAATGGAAGAGCATCACTTGGAAGCTCTGGACTTGAGCAGGATCAGTGCAGCATATTCATTATTGCTTGCAGGAGCAACTCACCATCTGTTTCAGTCCGAACCTTCTCTAATTGCATCTGTTGCAAATTTCTGGATAGGTGCTGGAGAATCCCTATTAACTCTTGCAAGAAGCTCAGTATGGAGTATAATTGTCAAACCCGGCCTGCCTGCAACAAACCTTTCTTATACTCTCTCCAAATATATCTGCTCCAAGTGCTCATTGATGCAAAAGTTTATAGCCATTCTACATCACAGGGAAGCTCAAAGTACAGATTTGGAGAACATATCTAGTGAGTTCTTTGATTGTGTCACTAATATCACACAAACGGTTTGGGATTTTCTAATTCACCGTTGCCAGTATTTGAGAGCAGTCAAAGATCCCATTGAGTTCAGCTGGCTTGGAGCAAGGAAAGATTTTAGTACAAGGGATATCCAGCCTCATCTTAGGAGCAGTGCTGTTGTTTCTTATCATGGGGATGAGGGAAGTTTTTCTGTGTGTGAAGCACATACATGTATCTTCCAGGTTGGTGTTCATTGCCTACTATTTGGAGGATATTTAGCTTGCATATGCTATGGTCGACACTCCTATTTGATTACtcacattcataatattttagacCCTGAAGGGTGTTTGATAAATCGTTTTCATGAAACAGACAAATAA
- the LOC121243839 gene encoding thioredoxin Y1, chloroplastic-like codes for MAVSVPVLTIPSLDSGRGSSNRLAAPSCSSKLSSSTSLQFPLRTQKFRVGNTGVCSPARPRVLPLVKAKKQSFSSFDDLLANSDKPVLVDFYATWCGPCQFMGPVLNEVSARLQDKIQVVKIDTEKYPSSADKFRIEALPTFILFRDGEPYDRFEGALTADQLVQRIENSLKVKQ; via the exons ATGGCGGTTTCGGTACCTGTTTTGACGATTCCTTCCTTGGATTCGGGTCGGGGTAGCTCTAATCGTTTAGCGGCTCCGTCTTGTTCGTCAAAGTTGTCTTCGTCGACTTCTCTGCAGTTTCCTCTACGCACTCAGAAATTTAGAGTTGGAAACACTGGGGTGTGCTCACCCGCGCGACCTCGAGTTCTTCCTCTG GTCAAAGCCAAGAAGCAGTCATTTTCCTCTTTTGATGATTTGCTGGCTAATTCTGACAAACCTGTATTGGTTGACTTCTATGCAACCTG GTGTGGTCCTTGTCAATTTATGGGCCCCGTTCTCAATGAAGTCAGTGCTCGGCTGCAAGATAAGATCCAGGTGGTGAAGATAGACACTGAGAAGTACCCTAGCAGTGCTGATAAATTCAGAATCGAAGCATTGCCTACTTTCATTCTATTTAGGGACGGAGAACCTTATGATCGCTTT gAGGGTGCTTTAACTGCAGATCAGCTCGTCCAACGAATCGAAAACTCTCTGAAAGTTAAGCAATAG
- the LOC121244617 gene encoding uncharacterized protein LOC121244617 — protein MQWPAPPGLGVAAISYVAIDYLRHLSPAWHARLQPVLWSLLALSAVIRVPFYKHWSSEFRAAIPFVASMIFMLSALLFEALSVRFVTAVLGLNWHRETPPLPDTGQWLLLALNEKLPQTFVEILRARIIGLHHFLMLFMMLAFSVLFESVQAPGLGLGARYMFTMGIGRLLRAITFVSTILPSARPWCAAARFRVPAYPHHWAQKYYVPYASDAASIRQLIQLDIAYADTEQYSDYQPEWGSMSFLIDFLRPTTSEGSSWYNLLKKAGGGCNDLLYSGHMLVAVLTAMAWTEAYGGFSSALIWILVLHSAQREIRERHHYSVDCIVAIYVGILLWKMTGFIWPAKDASRGRRLNKLEKIQSRLIQAAKDSDMDEVRELLKEVELGNEESLNNKSLSRATLVFACGIIFSALTAVILAFTWTSDG, from the exons ATGCAGTGGCCGGCGCCGCCAGGTCTCGGCGTCGCAGCCATTTCCTACGTCGCAATAGACTACCTCCGCCACCTCTCCCCGGCATGGCACGCGCGTCTTCAGCCAGTTCTCTGGTCCCTGCTCGCTCTTAGCGCCGTCATTCGTGTCCCTTTCTACAAGCACTGGTCCTCTGAGTTCCGCGCGGCCATACCCTTTGTCGCTTCCATGATCTTCATGCTCTCAGCTCTCCTCTTCGAAGCTCTATCCGTGCGCTTCGTCACCGCCGTGCTGGGCCTCAATTGGCACCG TGAGACACCTCCTCTTCCTGACACTGGCCAGTGGTTACTCCTAGCATTGAATGAGAAACTTCCTCAAACCTTTGTTGAGATTCTAAGAGCTCGTATTATTGGACTGCACCATTTCCTAATGCTGTTTATGATGCTGGCTTTCTCTGTACTATTTGAATCTGTTCAAGCTCCTGGCCTAGGGCTTGGTGCAAGATACATGTTCACCATGGGAATTGGCCGTCTTCTACGAGCCATAACTTTTGTATCCACCATTCTTCCATCAGCCAGACCTTGGTGTGCTGCTGCTCGGTTTAGAGTTCCTGCATATCCTCATCACTGGGCTCAGAAGTATTATGTCCCTTATGCTTCGGATGCTGCTTCTATTCGTCAGTTAATACAACTGGATATAGCTTACG CTGATACTGAACAATACAGTGACTATCAGCCAGAGTGGGGTTCAATGAGCTTTCTGATTGATTTCCTACGACCCACCACTTCAGAAGGATCTTCATGGTACAATCTGCTAAAGAAAGCTGGAGGCGGCTGCAATGACCTCCTATACAGCGGCCACATGCTTGTTGCTGTACTGACAGCTATGGCTTGGACG GAAGCTTATGGAGGTTTTAGCTCAGCTCTTATATGGATTCTTGTGCTGCACAGCGCACAAAGAGAGATTCGAGAGCGTCACCATTACAGCGTAGACTGTATCGTGGCCATATATGTAGGCATCCTTCTTTGGAAAATGACAGGTTTTATCTGGCCAGCCAAGGATGCGTCCCGAGGCAGAAGGCTAAATAAGCTTGAGAAAATACAAAGTAGACTTATCCAAGCTGCGAAGGACTCGGACATGGACGAAGTGAGGGAGCTTCTCAAAGAGGTTGAGTTAGGCAATGAAGAGAGCCTGAACAACAAAAGCCTGAGCAGGGCCACTTTGGTCTTTGCCTGTGGAATCATTTTCTCTGCACTAACAGCTGTAATTCTGGCCTTCACATGGACAAGCGATGGATGA